A window of the Diceros bicornis minor isolate mBicDic1 chromosome 28, mDicBic1.mat.cur, whole genome shotgun sequence genome harbors these coding sequences:
- the TOR1A gene encoding torsin-1A isoform X1, producing the protein MKLGRAALGLLLLAPLGVRAVEPISLGLALAGVLTGYISYPRLYCLFAECCGQKRSLSREALQKDLDSKLFGQHLAKKVILNAVSGFISNPKPKKPLTLSLHGWTGTGKNFVSKIIAENIYEGGLNSDYVHLFVATLHFPHASNITLYKDQLQLWIRGNVSVCARSIFIFDEMDKMHAGLIDAIKPFLDYYDHLDGVSYQKAIFIFLSNAGAERITDVALDFWRSGKQREEIKLKDMEHALSVSAFNNRNSGFWHSSLIDRNLIDYFVPFLPLEYKHLKMCIRVEMQSRGYEVDEDIVTRVAEEMTFFPKEERIFSDKGCKTVFTKLDYYYD; encoded by the exons ATGAAGCTGGGCCGGGCCGCGCTGGGCCTGCTGCTGCTGGCGCCGCTGGGGGTGCGGGCGGTGGAGCCCATCAGCCTGGGCCTGGCCCTGGCCGGCGTGCTCACCGGCTACATCTCCTACCCGCGCCTCTACTGCCTCTTCGCCGAGTGCTGCGGCCAGAAGCGGAGCCTCAGCCGGGAGG CTTTGCAGAAGGATCTGGACAGCAAGCTCTTTGGACAGCATCTTGCAAAGAAGGTCATCTTAAATGCTGTGTCTGGCTTCATAAGCAACCCGAAGCCCAAGAAACCTCTCACCCTCTCCCTACACGGGTGGACGGGCACCGGCAAAAATTTCGTCAGTAAGATCATCGCAGAGAATATTTACGAGGGTGGCCTGAACAGTGACTATGTCCACCTCTTCGTGGCCACACTGCATTTTCCGCACGCCTCCAACATCACCCTGTATAAG GATCAGTTACAGCTGTGGATCCGCGGCAATGTGAGTGTCTGTGCCAGGTCCATCTTCATATTCGATGAAATGGATAAGATGCACGCGGGCCTCATCGACGCCATCAAACCCTTCCTGGACTATTACGACCACTTGGATGGGGTCTCCTATCAGAAAGCCATCTTCATATTCCTCAG CAATGCGGGAGCAGAAAGGATCACAGATGTGGCTTTAGATTTCTGGAGAAGtggaaagcagagggaagaaaTCAAGCTCAAGGACATGGAGCATGCCTTGTCCGTGTCAGCCTTCAACAACAGGAACA GTGGCTTCTGGCACAGCAGCTTAATTGACCGCAATCTCATTGACTATTTtgtccccttcctccccctgGAATATAAACACCTGAAAATGTGCATCAGAGTTGAAATGCAGTCCCGAGGCTATGAAGTTGATGAGGACATTGTAACCAGAGTGGCTGAGGAGATGACATTTTTCCCCAAAGAGGAGAGAATTTTCTCTGACAAAGGCTGCAAAACTGTGTTCACCAAGTTAGATTATTACTACGACTGA